The following are encoded together in the Zingiber officinale cultivar Zhangliang chromosome 8A, Zo_v1.1, whole genome shotgun sequence genome:
- the LOC122008349 gene encoding inner membrane protein PPF-1, chloroplastic-like, whose amino-acid sequence MARSLVPCQSPFLVAPLPTLPRSGLPLCRPRRMGTRVRMSLQEIPPLDSLAQLQGIASRVEGLLYTLADATVAVDASSTAAEASAATQKNGGWFAFISEAMEIVLKVLKDGLSAIHVPYAYGFAIILLTVIVKVLTLPLTKQQVESTLAMQSLQPKIKAIQERYKGNQERIQLETARLYKQAGVNPLAGCLPTLATIPVWIGLYQALSNVANEGLLTEGFFWIPSLAGPTTIAARQSGAGISWLLPFVDGHPPLGWSDTVAYLVLPVLLVVSQYVSMEIMKPPQTDPAAKNQLLVFKFLPLMIGYFSLSVPSGLSIYWFINNILSMAQQIWLRKLGGAKPAVSSDAGGIISAGRAKRSVSQPAKAGERFNKLKEEENRKKLNQASPTEERLPLASIDSDDESDGESNNKGEILEETYASSKGKKLPEYTPPKKGKRSKRRRAAI is encoded by the exons ATGGCGAGATCCCTGGTCCCCTGCCAATCCCCCTTCCTCGTCGCGCCGCTCCCGACACTCCCCCGGTCCGGCCTGCCGCTCTGCCGGCCACGGAGGATGGGGACCAGGGTCAGGATGAGCTTACAGGAGATCCCGCCGCTCGATTCCTTGGCCCAACTCCAGGGGATCGCTTCCAGGGTGGAGGGCCTCCTGTACACACTCGCGGATGCCACCGTGGCCGTGGATGCTTCTAGTACCGCGGCCGAGGCGTCCGCTGCCACCCAGAAGAATGGAGGCTGGTTTGCGTTCATCTCGGAAGCGATGGAAATCGTTCTTAAG GTGTTGAAAGATGGTCTGTCAGCTATACACGTGCCATATGCTTATGGATTTGCAATTATCCTACTAACTGTAATTGTGAAGGTGCTGACGCTTCCTTTGACCAAGCAGCAG GTTGAATCGACATTAGCCATGCAAAGCTTGCAGCCAAAGATCAAGGCAATTCAAGAGAGATATAAGGGAAATCAG GAAAGAATACAGCTAGAGACTGCTCGCTTGTATAAGCAAGCTGGGGTGAATCCATTGGCAG GATGCTTACCAACTTTGGCTACAATACCTGTTTGGATCGGTTTGTATCAAGCACTTTCAAACGTTGCAAACGAG GGGTTGCTGACAGAAGGTTTCTTCTGGATTCCCTCTTTGGCTGGTCCAACAACAATTGCTGCTCGACAGAGTGGAGCTGGCATTTCATGGCTCCTACCTTTCGtg GATGGACATCCACCTCTCGGATGGTCTGACACAGTAGCCTACCTAGTTTTACCTGTTCTTCTCGTTGTTTCACAATATGTCTCCATGGAGATCATGAAGCCACCCCAG ACAGATCCAGCTGCAAAGAACCAACTTCTTGTATTCAAGTTTCTTCCTCTTATGATTGGTTATTTTTCGCTCTCTGTGCCATCAGGGCTGTCAATCTATTG GTTCATCAACAACATTCTAAGTATGGCACAACAAATTTGGTTACGGAAATTAGGCGGGGCGAAGCCTGCGGTCAGCAGTGATGCTGGTGGAATCATTAGTGCAGGACGAGCCAAACGTTCTGTTTCGCAGCCGGCGAAGGCTGGCGAAAG gtttaacaaattaaaagaagaagaaaataggaaaaaaCTCAATCAAGCATCGCCAACCGAGGAGAGACTTCCTTTAGCTTccattgactccgatgatgaatCAGACGGGGAGTCGAATAATAAG GGAGAAATCTTGGAAGAGACATATGCCTCTAGTAAAGGCAAAAAACTCCCAGAATACACTCCACCGAAGAAAGGGAAAAGATCGAAAAGGAGGCGTGCGGCAATATAG
- the LOC122008350 gene encoding uncharacterized protein LOC122008350: MAKSKAVALTFAERCKNIVAVNWQAHLNTIKADAKGSKQEIYTSKVHYISKRGKPYIWVQESDLHNMNAIIDERASLSVSSIIPGPLTQLLKSLKKFPARVALTGDIKLIEDDKAQVVVESLAKSVVSEHETVDQSSYSVSSLLSAAGTSCGSRSEHLQWLLKENSNYNIYKFNIRSCSYLDGNGGAHDVELNEVEVPKVDRLLPFSEKIIDGINQSQARRRALMLFCLEYYNTMARDAFILSIDHKGFDILAKVTEGVTSSSVNYRWKEFRFTFKEEAQDMEAFCNMLVELEEEALRRVKTYSGLG; encoded by the exons ATGGCGAAGAGTAAAGCAGTAGCCCTCACCTTCGCCGAGAGATGCAAG AACATTGTGGCAGTGAACTGGCAAGCACACTTGAACACCATCAAAGCCGATGCCAAAGGAAG CAAGCAGGAGATTTACACATCTAAGGTTCACTATATATCGAAACGGGGAAAACCATATATTTGGGTGCAAGAAAGTGATTTGCATAACATG AATGCTATTATTGATGAACGTGCTTCTCTCTCTGTGAGCAGCATCATTCCGGGTCCACTTACACAGTTGCTTAAATCCCTAAAGAAG TTCCCAGCTCGAGTTGCTTTGACTGGTGATATCAAACTTATTGAAGACGATAAG GCCCAAGTTGTTGTGGAAAGTCTTGCAAAATCGGTTGTATCCGAACATGAAACAGTCGACCAATCTAGTTATTCAGTTTCTTCCTTACTGAGTGCTGCCGGTACCAGTTGCGGATCAAGAAGTGAGCACCTACAGTGGTTATTGAAGGAAAATAGCAACTACaatatttataaattcaatataag ATCATGTAGCTATCTTGATGGTAATGGGGGAGCTCATGATGTGGAACTGAATGAGGTTGAAGTACCTAAAGTAGATCGCTTAT TGCCATTTTCTGAGAAGATAATTGATGGAATCAACCAAAGCCAAGCAAGGCGCAGAGCTTTGATGCTATTCTGTTTGGAGTACTATAATACAATGGCAAGG GACGCTTTCATTCTCTCGATCGACCACAAAGGATTCGACATCCTCGCAAAAGTAACCGAGGGCGTGACTAGCAGCAGCGTAAACTATCGATGGAAGGAGTTCAGGTTCACTTTCAAAGAGGAGGCACAGGACATGGAAGCCTTCTGCAACATGCTGGTTGAGTTGGAGGAGGAAGCTCTTCGAAGAGTCAAAACTTACAGCGGCTTAGGTTGA
- the LOC122008348 gene encoding probable clathrin assembly protein At4g32285 → MAPGIRKALGTVKDQTSIGLAKVSSNIAPELDVAIVKATSHDDEPASEKHLREILNLTSYSRGYVSACIATVSRRLGKTRDWVVALKALVLVHRLLTDGDAAFQHEILYATRRGTRLLNMSDFRDEAHSNSWDHSAFVRTYAAYLDQRLEYIMYERKQGGGISRTNEFGTDRQSRSEYGDHDPYAYGSYGRSSYSSSPRNGRDTYEEHGEEKKPSTPLRDMKPERLLSKMQHSQQLLDRVLACRPTGNAKHSRMILVALYPIVRESFQLYADICEILAILLDRFFDMEYPDCIKSFEAYASAAKQIDALCAFYAWCKDTGVARSSEYPEVQRITDKLLETLEVFVRDRGRKPRSPPRVAVTAPAVVVEAEQELNSIKALPAPSDYKDDDPEPANPIVEPVKQQPPPQQPDLVDLREDGVTADDQSNTLALALFQAPAAANGANGSWEAFPSTDGDSGVSSAWQNPAAETGKADWELTLVETASNLSKQKAMMAGGLDPLLLNGMYDQGTVKQQVNAQVSSGSSSSVALPAPGRGTAPVLALPAPNGTMQTVGQDPFTASLGVPPPSYVQMAEIEKKQHLLVQEQVMWHQYANNGMQGQTSLAKLSNNTMPNSVVMPYGMPPAAYNAAGGGYYYPNY, encoded by the coding sequence ATGGCACCCGGCATTAGAAAGGCTCTGGGGACAGTGAAGGACCAGACCAGCATTGGCCTGGCCAAGGTTTCAAGCAACATAGCGCCGGAACTTGATGTGGCTATAGTGAAGGCCACCAGCCATGATGATGAACCTGCTAGCGAAAAGCACCTGCGTGAGATTCTGAACTTGACATCCTACTCTAGGGGCTATGTCAGTGCCTGTATAGCAACTGTTTCTAGGCGACTTGGTAAGACTCGTGATTGGGTCGTGGCCTTGAAGGCCCTTGTGCTTGTTCATCGTCTTCTCACAGATGGTGACGCTGCATTCCAACATGAGATTCTCTATGCAACCCGAAGAGGGACGCGACTTCTAAACATGTCTGATTTCCGCGATGAGGCACACTCTAATTCCTGGGATCATTCTGCTTTTGTTCGCACATATGCTGCCTATCTGGATCAGCGTTTGGAGTACATAATGTATGAAAGAAAACAAGGAGGGGGCATCAGTCGCACAAATGAATTCGGAACAGACCGCCAAAGTCGATCTGAGTATGGTGATCATGATCCTTATGCGTATGGAAGTTATGGAAGATCCTCCTACTCATCTTCTCCGCGCAATGGAAGAGACACATATGAAGAACATGGGGAAGAGAAGAAGCCATCAACACCACTTAGGGACATGAAGCCAGAGAGGCTGTTGAGCAAGATGCAGCACTCGCAACAATTGCTTGATCGAGTCCTTGCCTGCCGTCCCACGGGCAATGCAAAACACAGCAGGATGATTCTTGTTGCTCTCTACCCTATTGTCAGGGAGAGCTTCCAGCTCTATGCTGATATATGTGAGATTCTGGCCATCCTTCTAGACCGCTTCTTTGACATGGAATACCCAGACTGTATCAAATCATTTGAAGCATATGCCAGTGCCGCAAAGCAGATCGATGCTCTCTGTGCCTTCTATGCGTGGTGCAAGGATACAGGAGTGGCCAGGTCGTCGGAGTATCCAGAGGTGCAACGCATTACTGACAAGCTTCTGGAGACACTGGAAGTATTTGTGAGGGATAGAGGGAGGAAGCCAAGGAGCCCTCCTCGAGTGGCAGTCACTGCACCTGCAGTGGTGGTTGAAGCGGAGCAAGAACTGAACAGCATCAAAGCTCTCCCTGCACCCTCTGACTATAAGGATGATGACCCAGAGCCAGCAAATCCGATTGTCGAACCAGTCAAGCAGCAGCCACCACCACAACAACCTGACCTGGTGGATCTCCGGGAGGACGGTGTGACTGCCGATGACCAGTCTAATACACTAGCATTAGCCCTTTTCCAGGCACCGGCGGCAGCCAATGGTGCAAATGGTTCATGGGAAGCATTCCCTTCTACTGATGGGGATTCTGGAGTGAGCTCCGCCTGGCAAAATCCTGCAGCAGAGACCGGAAAAGCCGACTGGGAACTCACCCTCGTGGAGACTGCCAGCAACCTGTCAAAGCAGAAGGCCATGATGGCTGGAGGATTGGATCCATTACTACTGAATGGCATGTACGACCAAGGCACTGTGAAGCAGCAAGTAAATGCCCAGGTGAGCAGTGGGAGCTCAAGCAGTGTGGCCTTGCCAGCACCCGGACGAGGCACTGCACCGGTACTTGCTCTTCCGGCGCCCAACGGCACCATGCAGACTGTCGGGCAGGATCCATTCACAGCATCCCTTGGTGTCCCTCCACCTTCCTATGTTCAGATGGCCGAGATTGAGAAGAAACAGCATTTGCTGGTGCAGGAGCAGGTCATGTGGCACCAGTACGCCAACAATGGAATGCAGGGCCAGACCAGCTTGGCCAAGCTGAGCAACAATACCATGCCGAACTCAGTGGTGATGCCCTATGGGATGCCACCGGCCGCCTACAATGCTGCCGGCGGCGGATACTACTATCCAAActattga